Proteins from one Pelosinus sp. IPA-1 genomic window:
- a CDS encoding DUF6506 family protein: MSLKAAFIFIAPENDEKIHNAIINAPVVQLHVVGVENYQEGELVARRMVEQGIEAIELCAGFGIEGVAKIKAAVKGKAIVGVVRFDNHPGFEFKSGDDLF; encoded by the coding sequence TTGAGTTTAAAAGCGGCATTTATATTTATTGCTCCGGAGAATGATGAGAAAATTCATAATGCAATTATTAATGCTCCGGTTGTACAATTACATGTTGTAGGTGTGGAAAATTATCAGGAAGGTGAGCTAGTCGCTAGAAGAATGGTTGAACAAGGTATCGAAGCTATTGAACTCTGTGCAGGTTTCGGAATTGAGGGAGTTGCGAAGATTAAAGCAGCAGTAAAAGGAAAAGCAATAGTTGGTGTAGTAAGATTTGATAATCACCCAGGTTTTGAATTTAAAAGCGGTGATGATCTATTTTAG
- a CDS encoding polysaccharide deacetylase family protein, translating to MKNKKIVSSLVLLIGICLMGVLFSKDFFTTQTAGDYRNITDLENSYNADAEAAQALAQLKTSQEKATVITHSNSGQRHIALTFDGLTDRTSVQQILDLLKKYNAKATFFVDGMQTAEDPQTVINIKKEGQRVENYTLLGMVKMENLPVERVVKDFCRAQKIIKVTTDQGANLLKCNETKYTDQLLQVVKATGFNSVVKSDVFLNVKQINSLPTADNFVGNIKPGSIVSIKLKANPEPVVNEPGKTNLKPAIDKQPGLKVLPQSTDLGEKEIIDAVEKLLIALNKANYTTVYVEDFSITNSTLKPVNTTQLQNRNEVKVNNAFSFMPKITDFLREQIVALFTCRTAYAAEIVDNNAKEIKIVSTTEPALSYTFGGLSKEAVVNDVLGRLNSLGIKATFFVAEIEMKKYPETLRRIIANGHEIGVAIRPKEGETIEETRNTIIRSRNILQEQFGVKTNLVKQPWGAVLDNTKEAVFSLECKLIGQSINVVQSKHKDYTSADQVMVEIFGKSIFSLARGQIIHFRMDYYTNDRLVGDLMETIKQRKVDNIAYATSYDNPANNPANYSQYMIKPVGEILSNTKFTYQYPVDPKNIPVRLRNDVHRLTIDQHNFLDEVSKRYIGNEDVTYEDRMLGFSKMETRHLDKSGLIQTEDNVIFLTFDDWGTDAAINKILYVLHKHNVPGTFFVLTNNVLNNPNLLRTIATQGHNIGSHSDKHKPMAVRDPKTGKQVITQNKEEYTKDLATAYQKLRDVTGDVTINGKTALTRFFRPPTLAISKMGAETLFETGYEYIISGSCSTYDYKAQSIPELVETIKEGVYAKNGSVKKGAILTMHMGDSCIYTPTALDILLTANEGKSDTDPSKFKVGRLSDYLIDGYSQINRKKSLKLTSHDKD from the coding sequence GTGAAAAATAAGAAAATTGTATCATCACTGGTTCTGCTTATAGGTATTTGTCTAATGGGGGTGCTTTTCTCCAAAGACTTCTTTACAACGCAGACAGCCGGCGACTATCGCAATATTACCGATTTAGAAAATTCCTATAATGCCGATGCAGAAGCTGCACAAGCTTTAGCGCAGCTTAAAACAAGTCAGGAGAAAGCAACGGTTATTACACATAGCAATAGTGGACAGCGCCATATTGCATTGACTTTTGATGGATTAACAGATCGCACAAGTGTACAACAAATTTTGGACTTATTAAAAAAATACAATGCAAAAGCGACTTTTTTCGTTGATGGGATGCAGACTGCCGAAGACCCTCAAACTGTTATAAACATTAAAAAAGAAGGACAAAGAGTCGAAAATTATACACTCTTAGGCATGGTTAAAATGGAAAATCTACCTGTGGAAAGGGTAGTTAAAGATTTTTGTCGTGCGCAAAAAATTATTAAGGTGACCACCGATCAAGGGGCAAATCTTTTAAAATGCAATGAAACTAAATATACGGATCAATTGCTTCAAGTAGTGAAAGCCACTGGGTTTAACAGTGTTGTAAAAAGCGATGTTTTCTTAAATGTGAAACAAATAAACTCTCTTCCTACAGCAGACAATTTCGTTGGTAATATCAAACCGGGGAGTATCGTTTCTATTAAACTAAAAGCTAACCCCGAGCCGGTTGTTAATGAACCAGGAAAAACAAACTTAAAACCAGCTATAGACAAACAGCCAGGTTTAAAGGTGTTGCCACAATCAACAGACTTGGGAGAAAAAGAAATTATTGATGCGGTAGAAAAACTGTTAATTGCGCTGAATAAAGCAAATTATACTACAGTCTATGTGGAGGATTTCTCAATAACCAATTCTACCCTAAAACCAGTAAACACCACCCAATTGCAGAATCGCAATGAGGTTAAAGTAAATAACGCTTTTTCCTTTATGCCTAAAATCACTGATTTTTTACGAGAACAGATCGTGGCTTTGTTTACCTGTCGGACAGCTTATGCAGCAGAGATTGTAGATAACAATGCTAAAGAAATTAAGATAGTTTCAACCACAGAACCAGCTCTTTCCTATACATTCGGTGGATTGTCCAAAGAAGCAGTAGTGAATGACGTACTCGGAAGATTGAATAGCCTTGGCATTAAAGCAACCTTCTTTGTAGCGGAAATAGAAATGAAAAAATATCCCGAAACACTACGGAGAATTATTGCAAACGGGCACGAAATTGGTGTTGCAATAAGACCAAAAGAGGGGGAAACAATCGAAGAAACTCGCAATACTATTATACGTTCCCGTAATATCTTGCAAGAACAGTTTGGTGTGAAAACCAATTTGGTTAAACAACCATGGGGTGCCGTATTAGATAACACAAAAGAAGCTGTTTTTAGCTTAGAATGCAAATTAATTGGTCAGTCAATCAATGTTGTGCAAAGCAAACATAAAGATTATACCTCCGCAGATCAGGTTATGGTAGAAATTTTCGGTAAATCTATATTTTCATTAGCCCGCGGACAGATCATACATTTTAGAATGGATTACTATACCAATGATCGATTGGTTGGTGATTTGATGGAAACAATTAAACAACGCAAAGTGGATAACATTGCCTATGCAACATCTTATGATAATCCTGCAAATAATCCTGCAAATTATTCTCAGTATATGATTAAACCAGTCGGAGAAATTCTTAGTAATACAAAATTTACTTATCAATACCCAGTCGATCCGAAAAACATTCCAGTACGATTAAGAAATGATGTTCATAGGTTAACGATTGATCAACACAATTTCCTTGACGAAGTTTCCAAACGCTATATCGGCAACGAGGATGTTACTTATGAAGATCGTATGCTCGGTTTTTCAAAAATGGAAACTCGTCATCTTGATAAGAGTGGTTTAATACAAACAGAAGATAATGTTATTTTCTTAACCTTCGATGACTGGGGGACGGATGCGGCAATTAATAAAATTTTATATGTCCTGCATAAGCATAATGTCCCAGGGACATTCTTTGTTCTTACAAATAATGTATTGAATAACCCGAATTTGCTTCGAACAATTGCCACGCAAGGTCATAATATCGGTAGTCATTCTGACAAACATAAGCCAATGGCAGTTCGTGATCCGAAAACAGGTAAGCAAGTCATAACCCAGAATAAAGAAGAATATACGAAGGATCTTGCCACAGCATATCAAAAATTGCGAGATGTTACAGGTGATGTAACAATTAACGGCAAAACTGCCTTGACCAGATTCTTCCGTCCACCAACGCTGGCAATCAGCAAGATGGGGGCTGAAACATTGTTTGAAACCGGTTACGAGTATATTATTTCTGGTTCGTGTAGCACATACGATTATAAGGCCCAGAGTATTCCTGAGCTTGTAGAAACTATCAAAGAAGGAGTATATGCAAAAAATGGTAGTGTGAAAAAGGGTGCTATTTTAACTATGCATATGGGGGACAGCTGTATCTACACTCCAACAGCGTTAGATATATTACTGACTGCAAATGAAGGAAAATCTGATACTGATCCTTCCAAGTTTAAAGTTGGCAGGCTATCTGACTATTTAATTGATGGCTATTCGCAAATAAATCGAAAAAAGTCACTGAAATTAACTAGCCATGATAAGGATTAA
- a CDS encoding helix-turn-helix transcriptional regulator: MKLCNLKPNRHLQPYVSRYWLWENEPNLPQIMPGTGTELMFHYYEPFAGRNQKNEIFVAPNCHIISPRYGCYHINPARYSGFISVRFRAGAFRHFSRESGNDLIDRFIDINEIWGKKGQEFGQRVLDAKSLQERIIIIEYFLMRFLEMYRRPNSWLDAAVKKVFYGCSDVVLKEISSELFISDRQLQRKFREAVGVSPKTFQRNCRFETVLKHLLLNKETDYLTSALEHGYYDQSHFIKEFKTYVGEYPSLFLHEENFMSHFYNRKLFD; this comes from the coding sequence ATGAAATTATGCAATTTGAAACCAAATCGACACTTACAACCATATGTTAGTCGTTATTGGTTGTGGGAGAATGAACCGAATTTACCTCAAATTATGCCCGGTACAGGAACTGAATTAATGTTTCATTATTATGAACCATTCGCTGGTAGAAATCAGAAGAATGAAATTTTTGTAGCGCCTAATTGTCATATTATATCTCCGCGTTATGGGTGTTATCATATAAATCCAGCAAGGTATAGCGGTTTTATTTCTGTGAGGTTTCGTGCAGGTGCTTTTCGCCACTTTTCTAGAGAATCAGGTAATGATTTAATAGACCGCTTTATTGATATTAATGAAATATGGGGAAAAAAAGGGCAAGAATTTGGACAACGGGTACTAGATGCAAAAAGTCTCCAGGAAAGGATTATTATAATCGAATATTTTCTTATGAGGTTCCTCGAAATGTATCGTCGTCCAAATTCATGGTTAGATGCAGCGGTAAAAAAGGTGTTTTATGGCTGCAGTGATGTAGTACTGAAAGAAATAAGTAGTGAATTATTTATTAGTGATAGGCAACTTCAAAGAAAATTTAGGGAAGCAGTTGGTGTTAGTCCGAAAACTTTTCAACGAAATTGTCGTTTTGAAACGGTATTAAAGCATTTACTACTTAACAAAGAAACAGATTATCTAACGAGTGCACTGGAACACGGATATTATGATCAATCCCATTTTATTAAAGAGTTTAAGACGTATGTAGGAGAATATCCATCTTTATTTTTACACGAGGAAAACTTTATGTCGCATTTTTACAATAGAAAATTGTTTGATTGA
- a CDS encoding sodium/solute symporter (Members of the Solute:Sodium Symporter (SSS), TC 2.A.21 as described in tcdb.org, catalyze solute:Na+ symport. Known solutes for members of the family include sugars, amino acids, nucleosides, inositols, vitamins, urea or anions, depending on the system.) yields the protein MGYIWAIIIVYMLSMVGIGIYAGRKQVKGAEDYLLAGRRLGPIMFAGTLAATEIGGGSTIGVAAKAYGNWGLSAGWYVITAGISILLVSFIAPYLRRAMATTVSEIIGRRFGKNAYLISSILSVVSLVTLGGVQITATATILSVLLVTDLNLAILVSGAIVTFYTMVGGMWSVTLTDFVQFFFIMFGFAFAIPFALDSVGGWSYVVANLPPEQLSFTKVGWQTIVGLTVMYYMTFSTGQEAVQRYFSAKDEKTAVVGSVMCGFLMVLYSFVPAILGLIALVTFPNINANNALATVAVELTPPWVAGIVLAAVMSATLSSASGDFLGAATVFTKDIWQQYFNSKLSDKEIMKITRLTVLISGIIGIGLSLMSQTIIPMLVFAFTMRSAGPFAAFILGLIWERATKNAGLASIIVGSVVGAYWQYLKEPYGIMAIIAGSLAGSVAFAVTTWIEQNMGRPPAPPAISEDIKRKYTKENKIWD from the coding sequence ATGGGGTATATATGGGCTATTATTATAGTTTATATGTTATCGATGGTTGGCATTGGGATTTATGCTGGGCGTAAACAGGTTAAGGGAGCAGAAGATTACTTATTAGCTGGACGGCGTCTCGGTCCGATTATGTTTGCAGGAACACTAGCAGCAACTGAAATTGGCGGAGGTAGCACCATTGGTGTTGCTGCGAAGGCTTATGGGAATTGGGGGTTATCTGCAGGGTGGTATGTTATAACAGCAGGTATTAGCATCCTGCTTGTATCTTTTATTGCACCTTATCTTCGAAGGGCTATGGCTACTACAGTATCTGAAATTATAGGTCGTCGCTTTGGTAAAAATGCTTATTTAATTTCTAGCATTCTCTCTGTTGTCTCTTTGGTGACATTGGGTGGTGTACAAATTACGGCGACTGCCACGATATTAAGTGTATTATTAGTCACGGACTTAAATTTAGCTATTTTAGTTTCAGGAGCAATTGTAACTTTTTATACGATGGTAGGTGGAATGTGGTCTGTCACTTTAACTGATTTTGTTCAATTTTTCTTTATTATGTTTGGTTTTGCATTTGCAATTCCCTTTGCTCTTGATAGTGTAGGAGGGTGGTCTTATGTTGTTGCGAATTTACCACCAGAACAGCTTAGTTTTACAAAAGTAGGTTGGCAAACGATCGTTGGTTTGACTGTAATGTACTATATGACTTTTTCTACAGGACAAGAAGCGGTACAACGCTATTTTTCCGCAAAGGATGAGAAGACAGCGGTAGTTGGTTCAGTAATGTGTGGTTTTTTAATGGTATTATATTCGTTTGTTCCAGCGATTTTAGGACTTATTGCATTGGTAACATTTCCGAATATTAATGCGAATAATGCGTTAGCAACAGTAGCTGTAGAGTTGACACCACCTTGGGTTGCTGGTATTGTATTGGCCGCAGTAATGTCGGCAACCTTGTCTTCGGCTTCGGGAGATTTTCTTGGCGCAGCAACAGTATTTACAAAAGATATTTGGCAACAGTACTTTAATTCAAAACTAAGTGACAAAGAAATTATGAAAATTACGAGATTAACAGTATTAATATCAGGAATTATTGGAATTGGCTTATCTCTTATGTCTCAGACAATTATTCCAATGCTGGTGTTTGCTTTTACGATGCGTTCAGCAGGGCCATTTGCTGCCTTTATTCTAGGGCTTATTTGGGAAAGAGCCACAAAGAATGCTGGACTTGCTTCTATAATAGTTGGTAGTGTTGTTGGTGCATACTGGCAATATCTTAAGGAACCATATGGCATTATGGCGATTATAGCAGGTTCTCTAGCTGGCTCAGTAGCTTTTGCAGTAACTACCTGGATTGAGCAGAATATGGGACGGCCTCCTGCTCCTCCGGCTATTTCTGAGGACATTAAAAGAAAGTATACGAAAGAAAATAAAATTTGGGATTAA
- a CDS encoding S-layer protein: MKKVFILLFSVATIVGIPINEHGGNVVYASNEVKIEGGNKLSVIPGNTEKFKAEFAYEMAQITGKILSTPTTNVENFKVEFAYSIARVTAKIMPILPNDQKNEFAYKMAQITTKIISDPNLDVEKAKADFAYEIAQITTRFITNPDKLTTDKNTMLTITNDYVDPKTMLRNNADIEPKTVVQMNNTEIKEKAKSNTNYISPETYTGLIDDLSHVGDRSSQLDNKVKIDGEIRYHYALNSGPGQLDRDSSGIRARIGFNSAVNQDWRAYGMLEGQKNVVNYNNDFKLSHLYVAGKSGESMVTAGSFGYLMADGNIYDSDFKGVKVEFGDPIKYTVSYGETDYTKRTFIATARYNDIDYNLEVGAHHYQKDDGDHSQNTIWTLGGNYNFSNFGLGAMALGSTLTDSKGYVLSATYGELKTWRPGTYGVFAKYYNQPQGTYIAHGMNGIGNSMQGFKGYGLGINYTLTENVVTGIEYYGLKDKISGEQGDTWWSHLTHYF, encoded by the coding sequence GTGAAAAAGGTTTTTATATTACTGTTTTCGGTTGCAACGATAGTCGGTATACCAATAAATGAGCACGGGGGAAACGTGGTATATGCTTCAAATGAAGTAAAAATCGAGGGTGGCAATAAACTTTCTGTAATACCAGGAAATACAGAAAAATTTAAAGCTGAATTTGCATATGAAATGGCACAAATTACAGGTAAAATATTATCTACCCCAACTACTAATGTCGAAAACTTTAAAGTTGAGTTTGCGTATTCAATTGCTAGGGTCACAGCAAAAATAATGCCAATTTTGCCCAACGACCAGAAAAATGAATTCGCATATAAAATGGCACAAATCACAACAAAAATAATTAGTGACCCAAACCTAGATGTTGAAAAGGCTAAAGCTGATTTTGCATATGAAATTGCGCAAATAACAACGAGATTTATAACGAATCCAGATAAACTCACTACTGATAAAAACACAATGCTTACAATAACTAATGACTATGTTGATCCGAAAACAATGCTTAGGAATAATGCAGATATCGAACCTAAAACAGTAGTTCAGATGAACAATACGGAAATTAAAGAAAAAGCAAAAAGTAATACAAATTATATCTCACCGGAAACGTATACAGGCCTTATAGATGATTTGAGTCATGTAGGTGACCGGAGCAGTCAATTGGACAACAAAGTAAAGATTGACGGAGAAATTCGTTATCATTACGCTTTGAATAGTGGTCCTGGGCAATTAGATCGGGATTCATCTGGAATTCGTGCCCGTATTGGTTTTAATAGTGCAGTGAATCAGGATTGGCGTGCCTATGGTATGTTGGAAGGTCAAAAGAATGTAGTAAATTATAATAATGATTTCAAGCTTTCACATCTATATGTGGCGGGAAAAAGCGGCGAATCAATGGTGACAGCCGGTTCCTTTGGTTACCTTATGGCGGACGGTAATATTTATGATAGTGACTTTAAAGGCGTAAAAGTTGAGTTTGGAGATCCGATAAAATACACAGTAAGTTATGGCGAAACCGACTATACGAAAAGAACATTCATAGCAACTGCACGGTATAACGATATTGATTACAATCTTGAAGTCGGTGCTCATCACTACCAAAAGGATGACGGCGATCACAGTCAAAACACAATCTGGACTCTTGGTGGAAATTATAATTTCAGTAATTTTGGTTTAGGGGCCATGGCTTTGGGATCTACTTTGACAGACAGCAAAGGTTATGTGCTTAGTGCTACCTATGGAGAATTAAAAACATGGAGGCCGGGTACCTATGGAGTATTTGCCAAATATTATAACCAACCCCAGGGCACGTATATTGCTCATGGAATGAATGGCATAGGTAACTCTATGCAAGGATTTAAAGGCTATGGCTTAGGAATCAACTATACCTTGACAGAAAATGTTGTTACAGGTATCGAATATTATGGACTAAAAGACAAAATCAGTGGAGAACAAGGCGACACATGGTGGAGCCACTTAACTCATTATTTCTAA
- a CDS encoding MYG1 family protein: MMINEKNIKTLGTHSGKFHADDVMATAILRLLLGDIKVTRTRDENILKEIDLVYDISLGEFDHHQINKEIRENNIPYASCGLIWREFGSRVIQKFNSQLEENDISSIFDYVDKTLVQGIDATDNGIDIKSEIKVTSISDIIQSFNPTWDSNDSKDEAFEEAVHYATEVLKRIISKQVSVIKARTIVNEAFQNRTIKEIMVLENGCPWLQQLLKIDINNEVLFVISPDDNNTDYKIQTVKKTVDTFEARKDLLESIKGKSSEEINSIVKIDDAIFCHKAGFIASTKSMESALKIAKLSI; encoded by the coding sequence ATGATGATTAATGAAAAGAATATTAAAACTTTAGGAACACACAGCGGAAAATTCCATGCAGACGATGTTATGGCTACCGCTATACTTCGGTTACTGCTAGGGGATATAAAGGTAACAAGAACAAGAGACGAAAACATACTAAAAGAAATAGATCTGGTTTATGATATATCCTTGGGAGAATTCGACCATCACCAAATAAATAAAGAAATAAGAGAAAATAATATTCCGTATGCCTCTTGTGGCCTAATCTGGAGAGAATTTGGTTCAAGAGTAATACAAAAGTTTAATTCTCAATTAGAAGAAAATGATATAAGTTCAATTTTTGATTATGTTGATAAAACTTTAGTCCAGGGAATTGACGCTACAGATAATGGCATAGATATAAAATCAGAAATTAAAGTAACTTCAATAAGTGATATTATCCAAAGTTTTAATCCTACGTGGGATTCAAATGATTCCAAAGATGAGGCATTTGAAGAAGCTGTTCACTATGCTACTGAGGTTTTAAAAAGAATAATAAGTAAACAAGTTTCTGTTATAAAAGCAAGGACCATAGTAAATGAGGCCTTTCAAAATAGAACGATTAAGGAAATAATGGTCTTAGAAAACGGATGCCCCTGGCTCCAACAATTACTTAAAATAGATATAAATAATGAGGTATTGTTCGTTATTTCTCCAGATGATAATAATACCGATTATAAGATTCAGACTGTAAAGAAAACTGTTGATACTTTCGAAGCAAGAAAAGATCTATTAGAATCTATTAAAGGCAAATCAAGTGAAGAAATAAATTCCATAGTTAAAATAGATGATGCCATATTTTGCCACAAAGCAGGTTTTATCGCATCGACTAAAAGCATGGAAAGCGCTTTAAAAATAGCAAAGTTATCAATCTGA
- a CDS encoding nucleotide sugar dehydrogenase: MEIFERIRMKKDFLAVVGLGYVGLPVAIAFAEKVKTLGFDTNQEKINVYKKGIDPTKEIGDEKIQSTALNFTTDPTRLREAKFIIVAVPTPVNGDKTPDLAPIVNASKIVGQNLSKDSIVVFESTVYPGVTEDVCVPILEKESNLVCGKDFKIGYSPERINPGDRVHKLENIQKIVSGMDEETVENIAAAYELIIQAGVYKAPSIKVAEATKLVENAQRDINIAFMNELAMAFNRMGINTKEVIDAMNTKWNALGFYPGLVGGHCIGVDPYYFIYQAEVLGYHSQIIAAGRKVNDNMGLFVTDNVIKKMIQSDINVKKSNVYIMGITFKENCPDMRNSKAVDVFKYLASYGIKVKVVDPVADKAEFKKEFNMELVDIKDVRNADCLVFLVAHQQFKDLQIEDLESMLKQQKQQTKHVIIDIKNIFDKKNIEEKGYSYWSL; encoded by the coding sequence ATGGAAATATTTGAAAGAATTCGAATGAAAAAAGATTTTTTGGCAGTTGTAGGACTTGGCTATGTAGGGCTACCTGTTGCTATTGCATTTGCTGAAAAAGTTAAAACTCTGGGATTTGATACCAATCAAGAAAAAATCAATGTCTACAAAAAGGGAATTGACCCTACTAAGGAAATTGGTGATGAGAAAATTCAAAGTACGGCATTGAATTTTACTACGGATCCAACTAGGTTAAGAGAAGCCAAGTTCATCATTGTTGCTGTTCCAACGCCTGTCAATGGAGATAAAACACCAGATTTGGCGCCGATTGTTAATGCTAGTAAAATAGTAGGGCAAAATTTATCAAAAGACAGTATTGTTGTTTTTGAATCTACAGTATATCCGGGCGTTACAGAAGACGTTTGTGTACCTATTTTAGAGAAAGAATCAAATCTGGTATGCGGAAAAGATTTCAAGATTGGTTATTCTCCGGAAAGAATTAATCCTGGAGATCGAGTACATAAACTTGAAAATATTCAGAAGATCGTATCTGGTATGGATGAAGAAACTGTAGAAAATATTGCGGCTGCCTATGAGTTGATTATACAGGCAGGTGTTTATAAAGCACCCAGCATTAAAGTTGCGGAAGCAACAAAGTTGGTTGAAAATGCCCAAAGAGATATTAATATTGCTTTTATGAATGAATTGGCAATGGCATTTAATCGAATGGGCATTAATACCAAAGAGGTTATCGATGCTATGAATACCAAATGGAATGCTTTAGGTTTTTATCCAGGATTGGTAGGCGGACATTGTATCGGTGTCGATCCGTATTATTTCATCTATCAAGCAGAAGTGCTAGGTTATCATTCCCAAATTATTGCGGCCGGTAGGAAAGTTAATGATAATATGGGTCTTTTTGTAACTGACAACGTAATAAAGAAAATGATTCAATCTGATATCAATGTCAAGAAATCGAATGTTTATATTATGGGGATTACCTTCAAAGAAAATTGTCCGGATATGCGCAATTCAAAAGCCGTTGATGTTTTTAAATACCTTGCTTCATATGGAATCAAGGTAAAGGTAGTAGACCCGGTCGCAGATAAGGCTGAGTTCAAGAAAGAATTCAATATGGAACTTGTAGATATAAAGGATGTTCGAAATGCTGATTGTCTGGTGTTCTTAGTAGCACATCAGCAATTTAAAGACTTACAGATAGAAGACTTAGAAAGTATGTTAAAGCAACAAAAGCAACAAACAAAGCATGTAATTATTGATATCAAGAATATATTTGATAAAAAGAACATAGAAGAGAAGGGCTACTCTTATTGGAGTCTTTAA
- a CDS encoding protein adenylyltransferase SelO family protein, giving the protein MERKTISDTGWNLDSSYACLPDMFFTRLAPTAVRSPQLVIFNYPLAASLGLNTEALQSEDGIAVFAGNQIPEGASPLAQAYAGHQFGNFALLGDGRALLLGEQINPQGQRVDIQLKGSGRTPYSRRGDGRAALGPMLREYIISEAMHGLGIPTTRSLAVVTTGETLIRETYQPGAILTRVAASHLRVGTFQYASNWGTIEELRILADYTLQRHFSNVDIAPNRYLSLLQEVIKRQAVLIAKWQLVGFIHGVMNTDNMTLSGETIDYGPCAFMDIYEPATVFSSIDIQGRYAYGNQPHIAAWNLARFAETLLPLLHDNQEQAVKLAQDAISDFTELYQSNWLAGMRAKLGIFNEEEQDKNLIEDLLGMMKKYGADYTNTFRALTFDTRPDMELFGTTEFAQWHELWQARLGRQQEVESSSHQLMQNSNPAIIPRNHRVEAALEAAVQGDYSVMERLLDVLASPYAYSPEQAEYSTLPALSTHPYRTFCGT; this is encoded by the coding sequence ATGGAGAGAAAAACAATATCAGATACTGGATGGAACTTAGATAGCAGTTATGCCTGTTTGCCGGATATGTTTTTTACTAGATTAGCCCCAACCGCTGTACGTTCACCGCAATTGGTTATTTTCAATTATCCGTTAGCTGCGTCACTAGGGTTGAATACCGAGGCGCTGCAAAGTGAAGATGGCATAGCGGTATTTGCTGGTAACCAGATTCCAGAAGGTGCTTCGCCTCTGGCTCAAGCTTATGCAGGTCATCAATTCGGAAATTTTGCTTTGTTAGGGGATGGGCGGGCTCTGCTGCTTGGCGAGCAGATTAATCCTCAAGGTCAGCGGGTTGATATTCAGCTCAAGGGCTCAGGAAGAACGCCATATTCCCGCCGAGGCGACGGTCGAGCGGCACTTGGTCCAATGCTGCGTGAATACATCATCAGCGAAGCAATGCATGGTCTTGGTATTCCTACTACCCGCAGCCTAGCGGTGGTGACAACAGGTGAGACTTTAATCCGCGAAACCTATCAGCCAGGTGCAATTCTAACCCGTGTGGCTGCTAGTCATCTGCGCGTTGGCACCTTTCAGTATGCTTCAAACTGGGGCACTATTGAGGAGCTCCGGATCCTAGCTGATTATACATTACAACGACATTTTTCAAACGTTGACATTGCTCCGAACCGCTATTTGTCTTTGCTTCAAGAAGTGATCAAGCGGCAGGCCGTATTGATTGCCAAATGGCAACTGGTTGGCTTTATTCACGGGGTGATGAATACGGACAACATGACCCTTAGTGGCGAAACTATAGATTATGGTCCTTGTGCCTTCATGGATATCTATGAACCAGCAACGGTATTCAGTTCTATTGATATACAAGGTCGCTATGCTTATGGCAATCAGCCGCATATTGCTGCATGGAATCTCGCGCGATTTGCTGAAACCTTATTGCCATTGTTGCATGACAATCAGGAGCAGGCTGTCAAGTTAGCCCAGGATGCAATTTCAGATTTTACTGAGTTGTATCAATCTAATTGGCTTGCGGGAATGAGAGCCAAACTGGGAATATTTAATGAAGAAGAACAGGATAAAAATCTTATTGAAGACCTTCTCGGTATGATGAAGAAGTATGGTGCGGACTATACCAATACCTTCCGCGCATTAACTTTTGATACGCGGCCTGATATGGAACTGTTTGGCACCACAGAGTTTGCTCAATGGCATGAGTTATGGCAGGCGAGGCTAGGCAGACAGCAGGAAGTAGAATCCTCCTCGCATCAGTTGATGCAAAACAGCAATCCAGCAATAATCCCTCGCAATCACCGAGTAGAAGCCGCGCTAGAAGCCGCGGTGCAAGGAGACTACAGTGTAATGGAGCGGCTTCTTGATGTTCTGGCAAGCCCTTACGCATATTCCCCCGAACAGGCTGAGTACTCTACACTGCCAGCGCTATCAACCCATCCTTACCGAACTTTTTGCGGTACCTGA